Proteins found in one Triticum urartu cultivar G1812 chromosome 4, Tu2.1, whole genome shotgun sequence genomic segment:
- the LOC125552680 gene encoding FH protein interacting protein FIP2 isoform X1: protein MQSPESSSSAAPVLLNIGGTKYATTAETLTQREPDSMLAAMFSGRHTLPHHPTTGAVFVDRDGKHFRHILNWLRDGAIPALSESEHHQLLREAEYYQLLGLADYINEKLVSKKTENSCEAELTRKDVIKCIQAQKIRFRGLNLSGLDLSKLDLSEVDFSYACIERTNFSCANLHKAKFRLVEAAHSSFEQANLHECELTGANLQDAVLDRANVQSANLQDACLTGCSFIETDVRSAHLQNANLTGADLNGANLEGANLKGAKLSGANLQGANLQRAYLREVDLRETDLTGAKLGGANLLGAIR, encoded by the exons ATGCAGTCGCCGGagtcctcctcctccgccgcgccGGTCCTCCTCAACATCG GGGGGACGAAGTACGCGACCACCGCCGAGACGCTCACGCAGCGGGAGCCCGACTCCATGCTCGCCGCCATGTTCAGCGGCAGGCACACGCTCCCGCACCACCCCACCACG GGGGCGGTGTTCGTGGACAGGGATGGGAAGCATTTCAGGCACATCCTCAATTGGCTAAGGGACGGTGCCATCCCGGCGCTCTCGGAGTCCGAACACCACCAACTCCTGCGAGAGGCGGAGTACTACCAGTTGCTC GGTTTGGCTGATTACATTAATGAGAAATTGGTTTCCAAAAAGACTGAGAATTCGTGTGAGGCTGAATTGACACGCAAAGATGTGATCAAGTGCATTCAAGCCCAGAAAATCAGATTTCGTGGCCTGAATCTATCCGGCCTTGATCTATCTAAACTT GACTTATCAGAGGTGGACTTCAGTTATGCGTGCATCGAGAGAACCAACTTTTCATGTGCTAATCTTCATAAAGCAAAATTTAGG CTGGTGGAAGCTGCACATTCTTCATTTGAACAGGCAAATTTACATGA GTGTGAGCTTACTGGAGCAAATCTTCAAGACGCTGTCCTAGACAGAGCAAACGTTCAAAGCGCAAACCTGCAAG ATGCATGCTTAACGGGATGTAGCTTCATTGAGACAGATGTCCGTTCAGCCCATTTACAG AATGCTAATCTTACGGGTGCCGATTTGAATGGAGCTAACCTTGAAGGGGCCAATCTCAAG GGGGCTAAGTTGTCGGGTGCAAACTTGCAAGGGGCAAATCTTCAGCGAGCCTACTTGAGAGAAGTTGATTTGCGTGAAACT GATTTAACTGGTGCTAAGCTTGGAGGAGCAAATCTTCTTGGAGCTATCAGATAG
- the LOC125552679 gene encoding expansin-A19-like: protein MFLGLSSRKMAVGMRFLQLFAAVLAFCFVPANSDWIPATATFYGGADGSDTMGGACGYENLYVAGYGINNVALSTALFNDGASCGQCYAIICDTSKTDMCKPGTSITVSATNFCPPNWDLPSDNSGWCNPPRHHFDMSQPSWENIGIYRAGIIPVFYQQVKCWKQGGVRFTINGFNYFELVLVANIAGSGSIKSMSVKGTNTAWIPMSRNWGANWHCLSGLVGQALSFAITSTGGQYLVFQDVVPAWWQFGQTFTTWRQFDY, encoded by the exons ATGTTTCTGGGACTCTCGAGCAGAAAGATGGCAGTTGGGATGCGCTTCCTACagctgttcgccgccgttctcgcgTTCTGCTTCGTGCCGGCCAATTCCGACTGGATCCCGGCCACCGCCACCTTCTACGGCGGCGCCGACGGCTCCGACACAATGG GTGGCGCGTGTGGGTACGAGAACCTATATGTTGCAGGGTACGGGATCAACAACGTGGCGCTGAGCACGGCGTTGTTCAATGACGGTGCATCATGCGGGCAATGCTACGCCATCATCTGCGACACCAGCAAGACGGATATGTGCAAGCCCGGCACGTCCATCACCGTGTCCGCCACCAACTTCTGCCCTCCCAACTGGGATCTCCCCAGCGACAACAGCGGGTGGTGCAACCCTCCTCGACACCACTTCGACATGTCACAGCCCTCCTGGGAGAACATCGGCATCTACCGTGCCGGCATCATCCCCGTCTTCTACCAGCAGGTCAAGTGTTGGAAGCAGGGCGGCGTTCGGTTCACCATCAACGGCTTCAACTACTTCGAGCTGGTGCTCGTGGCCAACATCGCCGGGAGCGGGTCAATTAAGAGCATGTCGGTGAAAGGGACCAACACCGCGTGGATCCCGATGTCCAGGAACTGGGGCGCCAACTGGCACTGCCTCTCGGGACTGGTGGGGCAGGCGCTCAGCTTCGCTATCACCTCGACCGGAGGCCAGTACCTTGTCTTCCAGGATGTCGTGCCGGCCTGGTGGCAGTTTGGACAAACCTTCACCACCTGGCGCCAGTTCGACTACTAG
- the LOC125552680 gene encoding FH protein interacting protein FIP2 isoform X2, which translates to MQSPESSSSAAPVLLNIGGTKYATTAETLTQREPDSMLAAMFSGRHTLPHHPTTGAVFVDRDGKHFRHILNWLRDGAIPALSESEHHQLLREAEYYQLLDLSEVDFSYACIERTNFSCANLHKAKFRLVEAAHSSFEQANLHECELTGANLQDAVLDRANVQSANLQDACLTGCSFIETDVRSAHLQNANLTGADLNGANLEGANLKGAKLSGANLQGANLQRAYLREVDLRETDLTGAKLGGANLLGAIR; encoded by the exons ATGCAGTCGCCGGagtcctcctcctccgccgcgccGGTCCTCCTCAACATCG GGGGGACGAAGTACGCGACCACCGCCGAGACGCTCACGCAGCGGGAGCCCGACTCCATGCTCGCCGCCATGTTCAGCGGCAGGCACACGCTCCCGCACCACCCCACCACG GGGGCGGTGTTCGTGGACAGGGATGGGAAGCATTTCAGGCACATCCTCAATTGGCTAAGGGACGGTGCCATCCCGGCGCTCTCGGAGTCCGAACACCACCAACTCCTGCGAGAGGCGGAGTACTACCAGTTGCTC GACTTATCAGAGGTGGACTTCAGTTATGCGTGCATCGAGAGAACCAACTTTTCATGTGCTAATCTTCATAAAGCAAAATTTAGG CTGGTGGAAGCTGCACATTCTTCATTTGAACAGGCAAATTTACATGA GTGTGAGCTTACTGGAGCAAATCTTCAAGACGCTGTCCTAGACAGAGCAAACGTTCAAAGCGCAAACCTGCAAG ATGCATGCTTAACGGGATGTAGCTTCATTGAGACAGATGTCCGTTCAGCCCATTTACAG AATGCTAATCTTACGGGTGCCGATTTGAATGGAGCTAACCTTGAAGGGGCCAATCTCAAG GGGGCTAAGTTGTCGGGTGCAAACTTGCAAGGGGCAAATCTTCAGCGAGCCTACTTGAGAGAAGTTGATTTGCGTGAAACT GATTTAACTGGTGCTAAGCTTGGAGGAGCAAATCTTCTTGGAGCTATCAGATAG